The nucleotide sequence GAACGATCGGTTCGAGTGGTGGCGGTTCGATATGATCCCTATTTTGACCGGGCTGGGTTGTATCAAGGGCCAGACGGGGATTTCAGTGACAATCTCGCTCGGTTCGCCTTTTTCAGCCGCGCGATCGTTGAAGTGTTGGCATATCTCCGGAGCAGTCTCGGTGAGCCGATCTCTGTCTTGCATTTGCACGATTGGCAGACGGCCCTTGCGGCTGTTTATCTGAAAACCACGGAGCGTGATCGGGCACTCGTCGGCGATGTCAGGACGCTGTTGACGCTTCACAATGTGGGGTATCAAGGTATCTTTCCCGGTTCCCAATTTTCTGAGACGGGCCTGCCCGCAGATCTGTTTACTCCTGCTGGGTTGGAGTTTTACGGATCGGTGAATCTGCTTAAAGGAGGCATTCTCTTTGCGGACAAGGTGTCGACCGTGAGCCCGACTTACGCAAAAGAAATCATGAGCTCAGATGGCGGGTTTGGTTTGGAGGGTGTGTTGGCTGGTCGTCGGGATGGTGTGGTCGGGATTATCAATGGCATTGATGTTGGTTCCTGGGATCCTGAGACGGATAGCCTCCTCGCGGCTAACTACTCACGGACGGACCTATCAGGCAAAGCAGTTTGCAAGAAGGCCCTTCAGCACGAACTGGGCTTGCCGAATCGTGATGTTCCGCTCATAGGAGTCATCGGACGGTTGACGTCACAGAAGGGGTTTGATCTGCTGGCGGAGATTATTCCGGAGTTGATGGCGGTGGGCGTTCAGGTGGCGATTTTGGGTACGGGGGATCGGATTCTTGAAGATCGATTTCAATCGGCAACGGAGCGGTATCCACAGCAAATCGGTGTGTCTCTGAAATTCGATGAGGGTCGGGCGCATCGAATTGAA is from Nitrospira sp. and encodes:
- the glgA gene encoding glycogen synthase GlgA → MARSHHIDSLNIVMAASEAVPYVKTGGLADVAGALPVELAKLGHTVTLMVPRYRSFQTGGRSLQEIGTIRVRTAKGFVDAMLEEDVIPVGVAERSVRVVAVRYDPYFDRAGLYQGPDGDFSDNLARFAFFSRAIVEVLAYLRSSLGEPISVLHLHDWQTALAAVYLKTTERDRALVGDVRTLLTLHNVGYQGIFPGSQFSETGLPADLFTPAGLEFYGSVNLLKGGILFADKVSTVSPTYAKEIMSSDGGFGLEGVLAGRRDGVVGIINGIDVGSWDPETDSLLAANYSRTDLSGKAVCKKALQHELGLPNRDVPLIGVIGRLTSQKGFDLLAEIIPELMAVGVQVAILGTGDRILEDRFQSATERYPQQIGVSLKFDEGRAHRIEAGADMLVMPSRYEPCGLTQLYSLRYGTIPIVRKTGGLADTVIPYRPSTALAGDATGFQFEGVSADSLLATILLALKVYADREAWTSIQQAGMGVDCSWECSAKRYVEEYGKLRGER